A genomic stretch from Methylorubrum extorquens includes:
- a CDS encoding putative glycosyl transferase (Evidence 3 : Putative function from multiple computational evidences; PubMedId : 10482500; Product type e : enzyme), protein MKVSVVTPTLNGVEYLRECIESSRASARNGIEVEHVIVDAGSTDGTVELAQSLGATVLQGKDRGIFDAINKGSFAASGELLGFLGADDVLLEGGLEAVVEAYKGSHRRWVVGGIRWIDGRGRGLGGLAAPPNWMTPRMLVCLGWNPVMHMATYIARDFYAELGGFNYAFRDCGDYEMFCRALAQEPYARVARPVACFRRTGQNNSANLAHKARALGEVAQVKGVHGPSSRAEELFWRYALKGYFNARNPDWLVSKQLDLGRSRLKLQPHAHF, encoded by the coding sequence ATGAAGGTGTCCGTGGTCACCCCGACGCTGAACGGCGTCGAATACTTACGCGAATGTATTGAATCCTCGCGGGCCAGCGCCCGCAACGGCATCGAGGTCGAGCATGTGATCGTCGATGCGGGCAGCACCGATGGTACCGTCGAATTGGCGCAAAGCCTCGGCGCCACCGTGCTCCAGGGCAAGGATCGCGGCATCTTCGACGCGATCAACAAGGGCTCCTTCGCCGCATCGGGCGAGCTGCTCGGCTTCCTGGGCGCCGACGACGTGCTGCTCGAAGGCGGCCTGGAGGCCGTGGTCGAGGCCTACAAGGGCAGCCATCGGCGCTGGGTCGTCGGCGGGATCCGCTGGATCGACGGGCGCGGCCGGGGCCTGGGCGGGTTGGCCGCCCCGCCCAACTGGATGACGCCGCGCATGCTCGTGTGCCTCGGCTGGAACCCGGTCATGCACATGGCGACCTACATCGCGCGGGATTTCTACGCCGAGCTCGGCGGGTTCAACTACGCGTTCAGGGATTGCGGCGACTACGAGATGTTCTGCCGTGCTCTGGCGCAGGAGCCCTATGCCCGCGTCGCTAGGCCGGTCGCCTGCTTCCGCCGCACCGGGCAGAACAACAGCGCCAACCTCGCCCACAAGGCCCGGGCGCTGGGCGAAGTCGCCCAGGTGAAGGGGGTGCACGGGCCGTCCTCCCGCGCTGAAGAGCTGTTCTGGCGCTACGCGCTGAAGGGTTACTTCAACGCCCGCAATCCAGACTGGCTCGTCAGCAAGCAGCTCGATCTCGGCCGCAGCCGGCTGAAGCTTCAGCCCCACGCCCACTTCTGA
- a CDS encoding putative two-component transcriptional regulator, LuxR family (Evidence 3 : Putative function from multiple computational evidences; Product type r : regulator), producing MEHIDTLIVSDNRMVRESLIALLSGTRFMVRQVAASPALHLSDLKAAHLALVVIDEEAAGIVGQVAEALPEVKIVALALRDTEGLMLRSLQLGASAYLTEDVSPADLLKTLEVVIADCAVLPVSFLGRLCLAFDPVRAPGPVAALTGLQRADGTSLSSLSSREVNILEGLALGESNKVIARNLDIAEATVKVHVKAILRKVRVKNRTQAAVWAMNKGIVTNGCAPAERFGGLVAPFPLVAGRDSFSSALAAVA from the coding sequence ATGGAACACATCGATACGCTCATCGTCAGTGACAACCGCATGGTCCGGGAAAGCCTGATCGCGCTTCTTTCCGGCACCCGCTTCATGGTGCGGCAGGTCGCGGCCAGCCCGGCGCTTCACCTGTCCGACCTCAAGGCGGCGCATTTGGCGCTCGTCGTCATCGATGAGGAGGCCGCGGGGATCGTCGGGCAGGTCGCCGAGGCGCTGCCCGAGGTCAAGATCGTGGCGCTCGCGCTGCGCGATACCGAAGGGCTGATGCTGCGCAGCCTTCAACTCGGCGCTTCGGCCTATCTGACCGAGGACGTCTCTCCGGCCGACCTGCTCAAGACCCTCGAGGTGGTGATCGCCGATTGCGCGGTGCTGCCGGTGAGCTTCCTCGGGCGTTTGTGCCTGGCCTTCGATCCGGTGCGCGCACCCGGTCCGGTCGCCGCCCTGACCGGGCTGCAGCGGGCGGACGGCACCTCGCTCTCCAGCCTGTCGAGCCGCGAGGTCAACATCCTCGAAGGGTTGGCCTTGGGGGAGTCCAACAAGGTCATCGCCCGCAACCTCGATATCGCGGAGGCGACCGTCAAGGTTCACGTCAAGGCGATCCTGCGCAAGGTCCGAGTGAAGAATCGGACGCAGGCGGCGGTCTGGGCGATGAACAAGGGCATCGTCACCAATGGCTGCGCCCCCGCCGAGCGGTTCGGCGGCCTCGTAGCGCCCTTCCCCCTCGTCGCCGGCCGTGACAGCTTCTCCAGCGCGCTCGCGGCTGTGGCCTGA